Proteins encoded by one window of Pseudonocardia sp. HH130629-09:
- a CDS encoding ABC transporter permease has translation MTATLDTPPTTPSSGRASTSAPLLPSTLRHGLSLARRGIVKTIHSPEALIDVTLQPVIFLLLFVYVFGGAIAGNSTEYLHYALPGVLLQTVVFASAGTGVGLAEDLKTGIFDRFRSLPISRAAPLVGAIGADLVRYLTSGVIMLAFGFALGYRTPAGPLGILAAFGLVVAFAFGLCWVFTALAMVVKQPRSVQGLSALIMLPLTFASSVFVPTQTMPGWLQGFVAVNPVSRTADAVRALLDGAPAGGAATVSLLTSAGLVVVFAPLAVALYRRRT, from the coding sequence ATGACCGCCACCCTCGACACCCCGCCCACCACCCCGAGCTCCGGCCGGGCGTCCACCTCGGCCCCGCTGCTGCCCTCGACACTGCGGCACGGGCTGTCGCTGGCCCGCCGCGGGATCGTGAAGACGATCCACTCGCCGGAGGCACTGATCGACGTCACCCTGCAGCCGGTGATCTTCCTGCTGCTGTTCGTCTACGTCTTCGGCGGCGCGATCGCCGGCAACAGCACGGAGTACCTGCACTACGCCCTGCCCGGTGTGCTGCTCCAGACAGTGGTCTTCGCCTCCGCGGGCACCGGCGTGGGATTGGCCGAGGATCTCAAGACCGGGATCTTCGACCGCTTCCGCAGCCTGCCGATCTCCCGCGCCGCCCCGCTGGTCGGCGCGATCGGCGCGGACCTCGTCCGCTACCTGACCTCCGGGGTGATCATGCTGGCGTTCGGGTTCGCGCTCGGCTACCGCACCCCGGCGGGTCCGCTCGGGATCCTCGCCGCGTTCGGGCTGGTCGTCGCGTTCGCGTTCGGCCTCTGCTGGGTGTTCACCGCACTCGCGATGGTCGTGAAGCAGCCCCGCTCGGTGCAGGGCCTGTCCGCGCTGATCATGCTGCCGCTGACCTTCGCCAGCTCGGTGTTCGTCCCGACGCAGACGATGCCCGGCTGGCTGCAGGGCTTCGTCGCGGTCAACCCGGTCTCGCGGACCGCGGACGCCGTGCGCGCCCTGCTCGACGGCGCGCCGGCGGGAGGCGCGGCGACGGTGTCGCTGCTGACCTCCGCGGGCCTGGTCGTGGTCTTCGCGCCGCTGGCCGTGGCGCTCTACCGTCGCCGCACCTGA
- a CDS encoding 4-(cytidine 5'-diphospho)-2-C-methyl-D-erythritol kinase translates to MLSAVPRPVTVRVPAKINLHLAVGGVRPDGFHDLVTVFHAVSLFDEISVEPAQEPALEVHGDGVAEVPLDATNLAWRAVELLAERAGRAPDVRVTLRKGIPVAGGMAGGSADAAGTLVALSSLWRLELGRDDLSELAAELGSDVTFGLHGGTALGTGRGEKIIPVLARHRLHWVIALARGGLSTPAVFSELDRLRGDGPITERPVEPVLEALSSGDPRRLALNLGNDLQVAAVSIAPDLRRTLRAGVNAGALAGLVSGSGPTCAFLCADADSAVEVATELAGMGVCRTVRVAHGPAGGARIVDASETGGDHPPDRGGPSSSGSWPPVRA, encoded by the coding sequence GTGCTGTCCGCCGTGCCGCGACCGGTCACCGTCCGGGTTCCCGCGAAGATCAACCTGCACCTCGCCGTGGGCGGGGTGCGGCCGGACGGCTTCCACGACCTGGTGACGGTCTTCCACGCCGTCAGCCTGTTCGACGAGATCTCGGTCGAGCCGGCGCAGGAGCCCGCGTTGGAGGTGCACGGCGACGGCGTGGCCGAGGTGCCGCTGGACGCCACCAACCTGGCCTGGCGGGCGGTCGAGCTGCTCGCGGAGCGGGCCGGGCGCGCCCCGGACGTGCGGGTGACCCTGCGCAAGGGCATCCCGGTCGCGGGCGGGATGGCGGGCGGCTCCGCCGACGCGGCGGGCACGCTCGTCGCGCTGTCGTCGCTGTGGCGGCTGGAGCTGGGCCGCGACGATCTGTCCGAGCTGGCTGCGGAGCTCGGATCGGACGTCACGTTCGGTCTGCACGGCGGCACCGCGCTCGGCACCGGCCGTGGCGAGAAGATCATCCCGGTGCTCGCCCGGCACCGGCTGCACTGGGTGATCGCGCTGGCCCGCGGTGGGCTGTCCACCCCGGCGGTGTTCTCCGAGCTGGACCGGCTGCGCGGCGACGGCCCGATCACCGAGCGGCCGGTCGAGCCGGTCCTGGAGGCACTGTCCTCGGGCGACCCGCGTCGGCTCGCGCTGAACCTGGGCAACGACCTGCAGGTCGCCGCCGTCTCGATCGCCCCGGACCTGCGCCGCACCCTGCGTGCCGGGGTCAACGCCGGAGCGCTCGCCGGTCTGGTGTCCGGCTCCGGGCCGACGTGCGCGTTCCTGTGCGCCGACGCCGACTCCGCCGTCGAGGTGGCGACCGAGCTCGCCGGCATGGGGGTGTGCCGCACGGTGCGGGTCGCCCACGGCCCGGCCGGCGGCGCCCGCATCGTCGACGCCTCGGAGACGGGCGGCGACCACCCCCCCGACCGCGGCGGCCCCTCGAGCTCCGGCTCATGGCCCCCGGTCCGTGCCTGA
- a CDS encoding LLM class F420-dependent oxidoreductase: MKFGIATFVTDEGIRPGPLGRALEERGFDSVFLAEHSHIPTSRESPYPGGGDLPRVYYRTLDPFVALTAMAGTTTDLLLGTGIALLPQRDVIHTAKQTASLDLVSGGRLLFGVGAGWNREEMRNHGVDPRVRGPLMTEQLHALRALWTEDEAEFHGEHVDIARSYCWPKPVRTPPIYLGGESEAALNRLAEVGDAWLPRSHTSVDEIRRVRADLAERGKPDVPTTVFGGKPDPDVVAGYAEAGVERVTFLLPTLPESETLTKLDELAQVVRRSS, encoded by the coding sequence ATGAAGTTCGGCATCGCCACGTTCGTGACCGACGAGGGCATCCGCCCCGGACCGCTGGGCCGTGCGCTGGAGGAGCGCGGCTTCGACTCGGTGTTCCTCGCCGAGCACTCGCACATCCCCACCAGCCGCGAGTCGCCCTACCCCGGCGGCGGTGACCTGCCGCGGGTCTACTACCGCACGCTCGACCCGTTCGTCGCGCTCACCGCGATGGCCGGGACGACCACCGACCTGCTCCTCGGCACCGGCATCGCGCTGCTGCCCCAGCGCGACGTCATCCACACCGCCAAGCAGACCGCGAGCCTGGACCTGGTGTCGGGCGGGCGGCTGCTGTTCGGCGTCGGGGCCGGGTGGAACCGCGAGGAGATGCGCAACCACGGCGTCGACCCCCGAGTCCGCGGGCCGCTCATGACCGAGCAGCTCCACGCGCTGCGAGCACTGTGGACCGAGGACGAGGCCGAGTTCCACGGCGAGCACGTCGACATCGCGCGCTCGTACTGCTGGCCGAAGCCGGTCCGGACCCCGCCGATCTACCTGGGCGGCGAGAGCGAGGCCGCGCTGAACCGGCTCGCCGAGGTCGGCGACGCCTGGCTGCCGCGCTCCCACACCTCGGTCGACGAGATCCGCCGGGTCCGCGCCGACCTGGCCGAGCGTGGCAAGCCGGACGTGCCGACGACGGTGTTCGGCGGGAAGCCCGACCCCGACGTCGTCGCCGGGTACGCCGAGGCGGGCGTCGAGCGGGTCACCTTCCTGCTCCCGACCCTGCCGGAGTCCGAGACCCTCACGAAGCTCGACGAACTGGCGCAGGTGGTCCGGCGGTCGAGCTGA
- the rsmA gene encoding 16S rRNA (adenine(1518)-N(6)/adenine(1519)-N(6))-dimethyltransferase RsmA, with protein sequence MLGPADVRVLAERLGLRPTKKLGQNFVHDANTVRRIVKSAGVDGEDVVLEVGPGLGSLTLALLPVAARVHVVEIDPVLAGLLPETVAERAPGLAGRLTVTGADAMRVGADRLAADAGPGASPPTAIVANLPYNVAVPVILHLLAELPSLRTGLVMVQAEVADRLAAGPGSREYGAPSAKLAWYAAARRAGPVPRAVFWPVPGVDSGLLAFTRHDPPADADRAATFAVVDAAFAQRRKVLRGALSGWAGSAAAAEQALRAAGVDPTARAETLAVSDFARIARIARNRPAEDPPA encoded by the coding sequence CTGCTGGGCCCGGCCGACGTCCGGGTGCTGGCCGAGCGGCTCGGTCTGCGTCCCACCAAGAAACTCGGGCAGAACTTCGTCCACGACGCCAACACGGTCCGCCGGATCGTGAAGTCGGCCGGCGTCGACGGTGAGGACGTCGTCCTCGAGGTCGGCCCCGGGCTCGGGTCGCTCACCCTGGCGCTGCTGCCGGTCGCGGCCCGGGTGCACGTCGTCGAGATCGACCCGGTGCTGGCGGGGCTGCTGCCCGAGACCGTCGCCGAGCGTGCCCCCGGGCTGGCCGGGCGCCTCACCGTGACCGGGGCCGACGCCATGCGGGTCGGGGCGGACCGGCTGGCGGCCGACGCTGGGCCCGGGGCCTCGCCGCCCACCGCGATCGTCGCGAACCTGCCCTACAACGTCGCGGTGCCGGTGATCCTGCACCTGCTCGCCGAGCTGCCGTCGCTGCGGACCGGGCTGGTCATGGTGCAGGCCGAGGTCGCCGACCGGCTCGCCGCGGGACCCGGCTCGCGCGAGTACGGCGCCCCCAGCGCCAAGCTCGCCTGGTACGCGGCGGCCCGCCGCGCCGGGCCGGTGCCGCGCGCGGTGTTCTGGCCGGTCCCCGGCGTCGACTCCGGACTGCTGGCCTTCACCCGGCACGACCCGCCCGCCGACGCCGACCGGGCGGCGACCTTCGCGGTCGTCGACGCGGCGTTCGCCCAGCGTCGCAAGGTGCTGCGCGGGGCCCTGTCGGGCTGGGCGGGTTCGGCCGCGGCGGCCGAGCAGGCCCTGCGCGCCGCCGGCGTCGACCCCACCGCGCGCGCCGAGACCCTCGCGGTGTCCGACTTCGCCCGGATCGCCCGGATCGCCCGGAACCGCCCGGCAGAGGACCCTCCCGCCTGA
- a CDS encoding IclR family transcriptional regulator domain-containing protein yields MRRLRRLAGDPSAQERLDRQIEQVRHDGYAISLEERVPGVVAVAVPVFDHTGAVAALSVSVPAVRAGRDELVGFVPMLREASDELSARLGGSGPPAASSG; encoded by the coding sequence GTGCGACGGCTGCGCCGGCTCGCCGGGGATCCGTCCGCGCAGGAACGGCTGGACCGGCAGATCGAGCAGGTGCGCCACGACGGCTACGCGATCTCGCTGGAGGAGCGCGTCCCCGGGGTCGTGGCCGTGGCCGTGCCCGTCTTCGACCACACCGGTGCGGTCGCCGCGCTGTCGGTGTCGGTGCCGGCCGTGCGGGCCGGGCGCGACGAGCTCGTCGGGTTCGTCCCGATGCTCCGCGAGGCGTCCGACGAGCTCTCCGCCCGGCTCGGCGGGAGCGGTCCGCCGGCCGCGTCGTCGGGCTGA
- a CDS encoding ATP-binding cassette domain-containing protein, whose protein sequence is MNTPAIEVDGLVRTFGEVRAVDGISFSAGRGQVLGLLGPNGSGKTTTVRMLATLLPPSAGRAAVLGRDVVGDAAGVRSLIGLTGQYAAVDEALTGRDNLYLIGRLLDLPRAAARARAAELIDRFGLTDAAGRRAGTYSGGMRRRLDLAASLVGRPEVLFLDEPTTGLDPLHRNEVWDAVRRLAEDGVTVLLTTQYLEEADQLAHDLVVLDQGRVIASGTAAQLKSRAGGRRLHVRAELPREVPLVAAVVAQETGAEPTVEPSGEVTAAVADHGALRRTEDRLVAEGVAVAEIGLRLPSLDDVFLSLTGHAAETTSGGPR, encoded by the coding sequence ATGAACACTCCCGCAATCGAGGTCGACGGCCTGGTCCGGACCTTCGGTGAGGTCCGCGCGGTCGACGGGATCTCCTTCTCCGCCGGGCGCGGACAGGTCCTGGGCCTGCTCGGCCCCAACGGCTCCGGCAAGACGACGACCGTCCGCATGCTGGCCACGCTGCTCCCGCCGTCGGCCGGCCGGGCCGCGGTGCTCGGCCGCGACGTCGTCGGCGACGCCGCCGGGGTCCGCTCCCTGATCGGCCTCACCGGCCAGTACGCCGCCGTCGACGAGGCCCTGACCGGCCGCGACAACCTCTACCTGATCGGCAGGCTGCTCGATCTGCCGCGGGCAGCCGCCCGGGCCCGCGCCGCCGAGCTGATCGACCGCTTCGGGCTCACCGACGCCGCCGGGCGCCGCGCCGGCACCTACTCCGGCGGCATGCGCCGCCGGCTCGACCTGGCAGCGAGCCTCGTCGGACGCCCCGAGGTGCTGTTCCTCGACGAGCCCACCACCGGGCTGGACCCGCTGCACCGCAACGAGGTGTGGGACGCCGTGCGGCGACTCGCCGAGGACGGTGTCACCGTCCTGCTCACCACCCAGTACCTGGAGGAGGCCGACCAGCTCGCGCACGACCTCGTCGTCCTGGACCAGGGGCGGGTCATCGCCTCCGGCACGGCCGCCCAGCTGAAGTCCCGGGCCGGCGGCCGGCGCCTGCACGTCCGCGCCGAGCTGCCGCGCGAGGTGCCGCTGGTCGCCGCCGTCGTCGCCCAGGAGACCGGCGCCGAGCCGACGGTCGAGCCGTCCGGGGAGGTCACCGCGGCCGTCGCCGACCACGGCGCGCTGCGCCGCACCGAGGACCGGCTGGTCGCCGAGGGCGTCGCCGTCGCCGAGATCGGCCTGCGGCTCCCCAGCCTCGACGACGTCTTCCTCTCCCTCACCGGCCACGCGGCCGAGACCACCTCCGGAGGCCCCCGATGA
- a CDS encoding ABC-F family ATP-binding cassette domain-containing protein, which yields MPENLLNLENVTAHVPGDASRVLLDGVSLGVERGDRIGVVGLNGGGKSTLLDVITGDRPVEGGRVSRLGGLRMAHLVQHDRFPAGSTVRDIVLAEYGADHEWAADARVRDALDGLAISDIERPTDGLSGGEKRRVALAAALIGELDLVVLDEPTNHLDVEGIGWLATHLTSRRIALVVVTHDRWFLDTVCTRTWEVANGRVESYTGGYADWVYARAERGRQADAAEQRRRNLARKELAWLRRGPPARTSKPRYRIEAAEALIADVPAPRDTVELMAFATNRLGRTVLELEDATVSVAGRTLLDGVTWRLGPGDRVGIVGVNGSGKTTLLRALSGERALDSGRRIQGSTVKMAQLSQELVDLPAEMRVLEATEAVAKYVRFGKQEMTASQVLERLGFPAARQWTPVGRLSGGERRRLQLTRLLMDEPNVLLLDEPTNDLDVDTLAGLEDLLDGWPGTLVVVSHDRYLTERVCDQVVALFGDGRPTHLPGGIGEYLTRRAAMSRGPAGAAPTAPVTAGAPVAQAAGPKASAAEQRAARKDAQRLERRMGQLTAQEEKLHAKLAEAATEPGRLMELDRELKAVVAERESVELEWLEAAERAEG from the coding sequence TTGCCCGAGAACCTGCTCAACCTGGAGAACGTCACCGCGCACGTGCCCGGTGACGCCTCCCGCGTCCTGCTCGACGGCGTCTCGCTCGGCGTCGAGCGCGGCGACCGGATCGGCGTCGTCGGCCTCAACGGCGGCGGGAAGTCGACCCTGCTCGACGTGATCACCGGCGACCGCCCGGTCGAGGGCGGCCGGGTCAGCCGCCTCGGTGGCCTGCGGATGGCGCACCTGGTGCAGCACGACCGCTTCCCGGCCGGGTCGACGGTGCGTGACATCGTCCTCGCCGAGTACGGCGCCGACCACGAGTGGGCCGCCGACGCCCGGGTCCGCGACGCCCTCGACGGGCTCGCCATCTCCGACATCGAGCGGCCCACCGACGGCCTGTCCGGTGGCGAGAAGCGCCGGGTCGCGCTCGCCGCGGCGCTGATCGGGGAGCTCGACCTCGTCGTCCTCGACGAGCCGACCAACCACCTCGACGTCGAGGGCATCGGCTGGCTCGCGACGCACCTGACGTCGCGGCGGATCGCACTCGTCGTCGTCACCCACGACCGCTGGTTCCTCGACACCGTCTGCACCCGCACCTGGGAGGTCGCGAACGGCCGGGTCGAGTCCTACACCGGTGGCTACGCCGACTGGGTCTACGCCCGCGCCGAGCGCGGCAGGCAGGCCGACGCCGCCGAGCAGCGCCGCCGCAACCTGGCCCGCAAGGAGCTGGCCTGGCTGCGCCGCGGCCCGCCCGCCCGGACGTCGAAGCCCCGGTACCGGATCGAGGCCGCCGAGGCCCTGATCGCCGACGTGCCCGCGCCGCGCGACACCGTCGAGCTGATGGCGTTCGCGACCAACCGGCTTGGCCGCACCGTGCTGGAGCTGGAGGACGCGACCGTCTCCGTCGCCGGGCGCACCCTGCTCGACGGCGTGACCTGGCGGCTCGGCCCGGGCGACCGGGTCGGCATCGTCGGGGTCAACGGCTCCGGCAAGACGACGCTGCTGCGCGCCCTGTCCGGGGAACGCGCGCTCGACTCGGGCAGGCGCATCCAGGGCAGCACCGTGAAGATGGCGCAGCTGTCCCAGGAGCTCGTCGACCTGCCCGCCGAGATGCGCGTGCTGGAGGCCACCGAGGCCGTCGCGAAGTACGTGCGGTTCGGCAAGCAGGAGATGACCGCGTCGCAGGTGCTGGAGCGGCTCGGCTTCCCCGCGGCCCGCCAGTGGACCCCGGTCGGACGCCTGTCCGGTGGCGAGCGCCGGCGGCTGCAGCTGACCCGGCTGCTGATGGACGAGCCCAACGTCCTGCTGCTCGACGAGCCCACCAACGACCTGGACGTCGACACCCTCGCCGGGCTGGAGGACCTCCTCGACGGCTGGCCGGGCACCCTGGTGGTCGTCAGCCACGACCGGTACCTCACCGAGCGCGTCTGCGACCAGGTCGTCGCCCTGTTCGGCGACGGCCGGCCCACCCACCTGCCCGGCGGGATCGGCGAGTACCTGACCCGCCGCGCCGCCATGAGCCGTGGGCCGGCCGGGGCCGCACCGACCGCGCCGGTCACGGCGGGAGCGCCCGTCGCGCAGGCGGCCGGGCCGAAGGCGAGCGCCGCGGAGCAGCGGGCCGCCCGCAAGGACGCCCAGCGCCTGGAGCGGCGGATGGGGCAGCTCACCGCGCAGGAGGAGAAGCTGCACGCCAAGCTCGCCGAGGCCGCGACCGAGCCCGGCCGGCTGATGGAGCTGGACCGGGAGCTGAAGGCCGTCGTCGCCGAGCGCGAGAGCGTCGAGCTGGAGTGGCTCGAGGCCGCCGAGCGCGCCGAGGGGTGA
- a CDS encoding DHA2 family efflux MFS transporter permease subunit gives MTRSREQVVSADGTSPWPALWALVIGFFMILVDATIVTVATPALLTSLDADVNSVVWVTSAYLLAYVVPLLVTGRLGDRFGPKRVYLCGLAVFTLASLWCGLTSTVGALIVARIAQGLGAAMMTPQTMAVITRTFPAAQRGRAMSLWGAVAGVATLTGPIVGGLLVGGLGWEWIFFVNVPVGVIAFVAAWRLVPSLETSRRRFDVVGVVLSAVGMFLLVFGIQEGQKFGWSVGIWALIGSGVVVLVAFVWWQRVTTSEPLVTLRLFRDRNFSLANIAICTVGFAITAQGFPLMIYAQSVRGFTPTEAALLLAPLAIFSGALAPYTGRLTDRVHPRLIGGFGMSTFVIALVWLAGVMGPDTPVWQLLLPLTLLGISNSCVWAPISTSATRNLPMDQAGSGSGVYNTTRQVGAVLGSAGIAVLMESRIAALVPGTSTTGGSPEVAAAGGPLPEALRDPFATAMAQSMLLPAAVLVIGVVAVACFATPRHLSERRAAAESALSEGFLNR, from the coding sequence GTGACACGGTCGAGGGAACAGGTGGTCAGCGCCGACGGGACGAGCCCGTGGCCCGCGTTGTGGGCCCTGGTGATCGGGTTCTTCATGATCCTGGTCGACGCCACGATCGTCACCGTCGCGACGCCCGCGTTGCTGACGTCGCTGGACGCCGACGTCAACTCCGTGGTCTGGGTGACCAGCGCCTACCTGCTCGCCTACGTCGTCCCGCTGCTGGTCACCGGCCGGTTGGGGGACCGGTTCGGGCCCAAGCGCGTCTATCTCTGTGGGCTCGCGGTGTTCACCCTGGCCTCGCTGTGGTGCGGGCTCACGTCGACCGTCGGCGCCCTGATCGTCGCGCGGATCGCCCAGGGTCTCGGCGCCGCGATGATGACGCCGCAGACCATGGCCGTCATCACCCGGACCTTCCCGGCGGCCCAGCGCGGACGCGCGATGAGCCTGTGGGGCGCCGTCGCCGGCGTCGCGACCCTCACCGGGCCGATCGTCGGCGGGCTCCTCGTCGGCGGCCTCGGCTGGGAGTGGATCTTCTTCGTGAACGTGCCGGTCGGGGTGATCGCCTTCGTCGCCGCCTGGCGGCTGGTCCCCTCGCTCGAGACCTCGCGCCGCCGGTTCGACGTGGTCGGCGTCGTGTTGTCCGCCGTGGGCATGTTCCTGCTGGTCTTCGGCATCCAGGAGGGGCAGAAGTTCGGCTGGAGCGTCGGCATCTGGGCGCTGATCGGCAGCGGGGTCGTCGTGCTGGTCGCGTTCGTGTGGTGGCAGCGGGTCACCACCAGCGAGCCGTTGGTCACGCTGCGCCTGTTCCGGGACCGGAACTTCTCGCTGGCCAACATCGCGATCTGCACCGTCGGCTTCGCGATCACCGCGCAGGGCTTCCCGCTGATGATCTACGCGCAGAGCGTGCGCGGTTTCACCCCCACCGAGGCGGCACTGCTGCTCGCACCGTTGGCGATCTTCTCCGGCGCACTCGCCCCGTACACCGGGCGGTTGACCGACCGCGTCCACCCGCGGCTGATCGGCGGATTCGGGATGTCGACGTTCGTCATCGCGCTGGTCTGGCTGGCGGGGGTGATGGGCCCGGACACCCCGGTCTGGCAGCTGCTGCTGCCGCTCACCCTGCTCGGGATCTCCAACTCCTGCGTCTGGGCGCCGATCTCCACCAGCGCCACCCGCAACCTGCCGATGGACCAGGCCGGATCCGGGTCGGGCGTCTACAACACGACCCGTCAGGTCGGCGCGGTGCTCGGCAGCGCGGGCATCGCGGTGCTCATGGAGTCACGGATCGCCGCGCTCGTCCCGGGCACGTCGACGACCGGCGGTTCCCCGGAGGTCGCCGCGGCCGGCGGCCCGCTGCCCGAGGCACTGCGCGACCCCTTCGCGACGGCGATGGCCCAGTCGATGCTGCTGCCCGCGGCCGTGCTGGTCATCGGTGTCGTGGCCGTCGCCTGCTTCGCGACGCCGCGCCACCTGTCCGAGCGCCGCGCCGCCGCGGAGAGTGCCCTCTCCGAGGGCTTCCTCAACCGGTAG
- a CDS encoding dipeptidase, with protein MAEPQTDPAPAALSAAVDAVLPGARTDLEALVRIPSIWADPAHAEDTRRSADAVAALARDAGAASVEILSADGGAPAVVAHWPAPEGAPTVMLYAHHDVQPTGGDDEWTSPPFTPTERDGRLYGRGAADDKAGVMTHLAVLRAHDGKPPVGVVLFIEGEEESGSPTLTALLAEHHAKLAADVIVIADAANPAVDVPALTTSLRGLVDVVVEVSMLERPVHSGGYGGPIGDALTALCRTLATLHDDKGEVAVPGLVRGSSDAPDPDEATYRSDAGLLDGVELLGTGSIPDRVNHAPAVAVLGIDAPKVAEASNVLLPRARAMVSMRLAPGQDAREAQQALAGHLERNVPWGAHVSVTPGGGVAEPFSLSSTGEVYDHARAAFSAAYGNDAVETGIGGSIPFIAEFARTFPGAAVLVTGVGDPASRWHGIDESLHLGMFGRGVLAEALLLARLGGRG; from the coding sequence ATGGCCGAGCCGCAGACAGACCCCGCTCCCGCAGCGCTCTCCGCTGCCGTCGACGCCGTCCTGCCGGGCGCGCGCACGGATCTCGAGGCGCTGGTCCGCATCCCGAGCATCTGGGCCGACCCGGCACACGCCGAGGACACCCGGCGCTCGGCGGACGCGGTCGCCGCGCTGGCCCGCGACGCCGGTGCCGCCTCGGTCGAGATCCTGTCCGCCGACGGCGGGGCCCCGGCCGTCGTCGCGCACTGGCCCGCGCCCGAGGGCGCGCCCACGGTGATGCTCTACGCCCACCACGACGTCCAGCCCACCGGCGGCGACGACGAGTGGACCAGCCCGCCGTTCACCCCGACCGAGCGCGACGGCCGGCTCTACGGTCGCGGCGCCGCCGACGACAAGGCCGGCGTGATGACCCACCTCGCCGTGCTGCGCGCCCACGACGGGAAGCCCCCGGTCGGGGTCGTGCTGTTCATCGAGGGCGAGGAGGAGTCCGGCTCCCCCACCCTGACCGCGCTGCTCGCCGAGCACCACGCGAAGCTCGCCGCCGACGTCATCGTGATCGCCGACGCCGCGAACCCGGCCGTCGACGTGCCGGCGCTGACCACGAGCCTCCGCGGCCTGGTCGACGTCGTCGTCGAGGTCTCGATGCTGGAGCGTCCGGTGCACTCCGGGGGCTACGGCGGCCCGATCGGCGACGCGCTCACCGCGCTGTGCCGCACCCTGGCCACCCTGCACGACGACAAGGGCGAGGTCGCCGTCCCCGGCCTGGTGCGCGGCAGCTCCGACGCGCCCGACCCGGACGAGGCCACTTACCGTTCCGACGCTGGCCTGCTCGACGGTGTCGAGCTGCTCGGCACCGGGTCGATCCCGGACCGGGTCAACCACGCCCCCGCCGTCGCGGTGCTGGGGATCGACGCGCCGAAGGTCGCCGAGGCCTCCAACGTGCTGCTCCCCCGGGCCCGGGCGATGGTGAGCATGCGGCTGGCCCCCGGCCAGGACGCCCGCGAGGCACAGCAGGCGCTCGCCGGGCACCTGGAGCGCAACGTGCCGTGGGGCGCGCACGTGTCGGTGACCCCGGGCGGCGGGGTCGCGGAGCCGTTCAGCCTGTCCTCGACCGGTGAGGTCTACGATCACGCCCGCGCCGCGTTCTCGGCCGCCTACGGCAACGACGCGGTCGAGACCGGCATCGGCGGGTCCATCCCGTTCATCGCCGAGTTCGCCAGGACCTTCCCGGGCGCCGCGGTGCTGGTCACCGGCGTCGGGGACCCGGCCAGCCGCTGGCACGGGATCGACGAGAGCCTGCACCTGGGCATGTTCGGGCGCGGGGTGCTGGCCGAGGCGCTGCTGCTGGCGCGGCTGGGCGGGCGCGGCTGA